In Flavobacterium sp. N3904, one DNA window encodes the following:
- a CDS encoding TonB-dependent receptor, with protein sequence MKKMKNWLLSGLLFLVVSTVFSQGKITGVITDGEGFLPGANISIKGTSDGTLTDYNGKFTINTSVKTGQLVITYLGFDSKTVSFTVADGATTDLGAIVLKGNSNELDEIVITSGVVDIAKDRKTPVAVSTIKAAEIQEKLGTLEFPEILKTTPSVYATKGGGGYGDSRINIRGFSQTNVAVMVNGVPINDMENGAVFWSNWAGLSDVTTAMQVQRGLGSSKLAIASVGGTINIMTKSSEKDEGGSVATTFGNANYFKYLATYSTGRMENGFSTSVLFGQTRGDGYVDGTEFRESNYYIGMGYDTKDNKHNFQFSITGAPQWHNQRSASPTIATYLKYGSNGNPATRYNSDWGYLNGEEFNMRRNFYHKPIASINWDYNINETTKLSTVLYGSWGRGGGSNGTGGIRGANFLSNDFRTADGLVDFDKIQAYNSGQTVMINGVAITRTTTGTTGLYENSAYNGATKVPPTAPAGSSPSTSGISRISSFNSHDWYGGVIDLNKKFSKNLTFDIGLDLRTYTGMHYQNVNTLLGGDVYVDTFDVNNPNRTLTGTYPVSPTWNPFQSISSVEKINYYNDGDVNWYGVFTQLEYSQDNLTAFVQGAVSQQGFKRVDYFKYPAGTALADTDFENVLGGNVKGGANYNFTEQHNAYVNAGYYSKQPFFNVVYPNNASIVNPLLVNEKITGVEGGYGFRSRYFNANVNLYYTSWADRFQRNNDNAADNPGGYYDFAGIKEVHTGFEFEGNSKISDKLRINAMFSMGDWEYKGNVLSERFNAQNEPIGGGKPTTLYLDGVKVGDAAQLTASLGATYQVLRGVEIDANYNYNDNVYASISPINFTSPDNKGSLEIPAYGLLDAGFSYTMFVGKDKDKTVFLRLNVNNVMDKVYIAESKTNIFADDNIVPNDPSKGTYSSTGRTYNGVADANQVFFGFGRTWNFSMRYNF encoded by the coding sequence ATGAAGAAAATGAAAAATTGGTTACTCTCAGGATTACTGTTTTTAGTAGTTTCGACTGTATTTTCTCAAGGAAAAATTACAGGAGTTATTACTGATGGTGAAGGTTTTTTACCAGGCGCAAATATCTCGATCAAAGGAACATCTGATGGAACTTTGACAGATTATAATGGTAAGTTTACAATTAATACTTCGGTTAAAACTGGACAATTGGTTATTACTTATTTAGGTTTTGACTCGAAAACAGTTTCATTTACAGTTGCAGATGGTGCTACAACAGATTTGGGTGCTATTGTTTTAAAAGGAAATTCGAATGAATTAGACGAAATAGTTATAACCTCTGGTGTAGTTGATATTGCGAAAGACAGAAAAACACCAGTAGCGGTATCTACTATAAAAGCAGCTGAAATACAAGAAAAATTAGGAACATTAGAATTTCCTGAAATTTTGAAAACTACTCCATCTGTTTATGCTACCAAAGGTGGCGGTGGGTATGGTGATTCAAGAATCAATATTCGTGGATTTAGTCAAACTAACGTTGCGGTTATGGTCAATGGGGTTCCAATTAACGATATGGAAAACGGAGCCGTTTTTTGGAGTAACTGGGCAGGTTTATCTGATGTAACTACAGCTATGCAAGTGCAAAGAGGGTTGGGTTCATCAAAACTAGCGATTGCATCAGTTGGTGGAACTATTAATATTATGACCAAGTCTTCCGAAAAGGATGAAGGAGGGTCAGTAGCTACTACTTTTGGTAACGCAAATTATTTCAAATATTTGGCTACCTATTCTACTGGTAGAATGGAAAATGGATTTTCTACTTCTGTATTATTTGGTCAAACTCGAGGAGATGGATATGTAGATGGAACTGAGTTCAGAGAAAGCAATTATTACATTGGAATGGGATATGACACTAAAGACAATAAACATAATTTTCAGTTTTCTATTACAGGAGCACCACAATGGCATAACCAGAGATCTGCATCTCCTACTATTGCTACATATTTAAAATATGGGTCTAATGGAAATCCAGCAACAAGATACAATTCTGATTGGGGTTATTTGAATGGAGAAGAGTTCAACATGAGGAGAAACTTTTACCATAAGCCAATTGCATCTATTAACTGGGATTATAATATAAATGAAACGACCAAACTTTCTACAGTACTTTACGGTTCTTGGGGACGTGGTGGAGGATCTAACGGAACAGGTGGAATTAGAGGAGCTAATTTTTTATCTAACGATTTTAGAACTGCAGACGGTCTAGTGGATTTTGATAAAATTCAAGCGTACAATTCTGGTCAAACTGTTATGATAAACGGAGTTGCTATAACAAGAACTACTACTGGAACAACTGGGTTGTATGAAAATAGTGCTTATAATGGAGCTACAAAAGTTCCACCTACAGCTCCTGCAGGTTCATCTCCTTCTACTTCTGGTATATCAAGAATTTCGTCATTCAATTCTCACGACTGGTATGGAGGTGTTATTGACTTAAATAAAAAATTTAGTAAAAACCTTACTTTTGATATAGGTTTAGATTTAAGAACATATACAGGAATGCACTATCAAAACGTGAATACACTTTTGGGTGGCGATGTGTATGTAGATACTTTTGACGTAAACAATCCTAATAGAACACTTACAGGTACTTATCCAGTAAGTCCAACATGGAATCCTTTTCAAAGTATTTCAAGTGTAGAGAAAATAAATTACTACAATGATGGAGATGTAAACTGGTATGGTGTATTTACACAATTAGAATATTCTCAAGATAATTTAACAGCATTTGTACAAGGGGCTGTTTCTCAACAAGGATTTAAAAGAGTAGATTATTTTAAATATCCAGCCGGTACAGCACTAGCTGATACAGATTTTGAAAATGTATTAGGTGGAAATGTAAAAGGAGGGGCAAATTATAACTTTACAGAGCAACATAATGCGTATGTAAATGCGGGTTATTATTCTAAGCAACCTTTCTTTAATGTTGTATATCCAAATAATGCATCAATAGTAAATCCTTTGTTAGTAAATGAAAAAATTACTGGTGTTGAGGGTGGATATGGTTTCAGATCTAGATATTTTAATGCAAATGTAAATTTATACTATACTTCATGGGCAGACAGATTTCAAAGAAATAACGACAATGCAGCAGATAATCCAGGAGGATATTACGATTTTGCAGGTATTAAAGAAGTACACACTGGTTTTGAATTTGAAGGAAATTCAAAAATATCAGATAAATTAAGAATTAATGCAATGTTCTCAATGGGAGATTGGGAATACAAAGGAAATGTTTTGAGTGAAAGATTCAATGCCCAAAATGAACCAATAGGTGGTGGAAAACCAACAACTTTGTATCTAGATGGTGTTAAAGTAGGTGATGCAGCACAATTAACTGCTTCTTTAGGTGCAACTTACCAAGTGTTAAGAGGTGTTGAAATTGATGCTAATTATAATTATAATGATAATGTATATGCATCAATATCTCCAATAAATTTTACTTCTCCAGATAATAAAGGTTCATTAGAAATACCTGCTTATGGTCTTTTGGACGCAGGATTTTCGTATACAATGTTTGTTGGAAAGGACAAAGACAAAACAGTTTTCTTGAGATTGAATGTAAATAACGTAATGGACAAAGTCTATATTGCTGAGTCTAAAACTAACATTTTTGCAGATGATAATATAGTTCCAAATGATCCGTCAAAAGGAACTTATTCTTCAACAGGAAGAACTTACAATGGTGTAGCAGATGCTAACCAAGTATTCTTTGGTTTTGGAAGAACATGGAACTTTAGCATGCGTTACAATTTCTAA
- a CDS encoding septal ring lytic transglycosylase RlpA family protein: MKKLITLLFLLANIGLVSSQSSIINSKKFTIKDTVKKTPKVAEQEIEKVEITPDTVIVETGKFVFFKKNAHASYYHDKFNGKKTASGKRFNNSKLTAAHRKLPFGTILRITNEANGKSVIVEVIDRGPFARGREIDLSKKAFMDITSNKNSGAVIVKIEELRK; encoded by the coding sequence ATGAAAAAATTAATTACACTACTCTTTTTACTGGCCAATATTGGTTTAGTAAGCAGTCAAAGTTCTATTATAAACAGCAAAAAATTTACTATTAAAGACACCGTAAAAAAGACCCCTAAAGTTGCGGAACAAGAAATAGAAAAAGTTGAGATTACCCCAGACACTGTAATCGTAGAAACTGGAAAGTTTGTATTCTTCAAAAAAAATGCACATGCCTCTTATTATCACGATAAATTTAATGGAAAAAAAACAGCTAGCGGAAAGAGATTTAACAATTCAAAACTAACGGCTGCACACAGAAAACTCCCTTTTGGAACCATACTTAGAATCACTAATGAAGCCAATGGAAAATCAGTGATTGTTGAAGTAATAGACAGAGGTCCCTTTGCCAGAGGAAGAGAAATAGATTTAAGCAAAAAAGCCTTTATGGATATTACTTCCAACAAAAACAGTGGGGCAGTAATTGTCAAAATTGAAGAATTACGGAAATAA
- a CDS encoding CYTH domain-containing protein: MIEIERKFLVTSDAFKEEAFTHNRIKQGYLSSVPERTVRVRIKGNKGFLTIKGISNQSGLSRFEWEKEIPADEAEKLLLLCETGVIDKTRFEVKTGNHIIEIDEFYGENEGLIMAEIELQNETDSFEKPIWLGEEVTNDKRYYNAYLSNNPFKNW; the protein is encoded by the coding sequence ATGATAGAAATAGAAAGAAAATTTTTGGTCACTTCGGATGCATTCAAGGAAGAAGCTTTTACCCATAATCGAATAAAACAAGGCTATCTAAGTTCCGTTCCCGAAAGAACCGTTAGAGTACGTATAAAAGGGAATAAAGGTTTTTTGACTATAAAAGGAATCTCAAATCAATCTGGTCTGTCCCGTTTTGAATGGGAAAAAGAAATTCCTGCTGATGAGGCTGAAAAACTATTACTTTTATGTGAAACAGGTGTAATTGACAAAACCCGATTTGAAGTCAAAACGGGCAATCATATTATTGAAATTGATGAGTTTTATGGTGAAAACGAAGGGTTGATTATGGCCGAAATCGAGTTGCAAAATGAAACAGATTCTTTCGAAAAACCAATTTGGTTGGGTGAAGAAGTTACTAATGACAAAAGATATTACAATGCTTATTTGAGTAACAATCCGTTTAAAAATTGGTGA
- the dinB gene encoding DNA polymerase IV translates to MLELPPHRKIIHIDMDAFYASVEQMDDPELRGKPIAVGGAENRGVVSAASYEARKFGVRSALSGALAKKYCPELIFVRPRFDRYKEISKKIHKIFRDYTDLVEPLSLDEAYLDVTKNKKGNPSASLLAQEIRARIFSEVGLTASAGISVNKFVAKIASDYNKPNGQKTVNPDEVISFLEQLPIQKFYGVGKVTAEKMFQLGIFTGLDLKTKPVEFLEKHFGKSGGFYYNVVRGIHNSEVKSNRITKSVAAEHTFDVNLSSEIFMIEKLEKIAMELERRLKKHQISGKTITLKIKYSDFTQQTRSKTMPYFISDKALILETVRELLFQEKMKESVRLLGISLSNLNTEIKKTIVVQLKFDF, encoded by the coding sequence ATGCTCGAATTGCCTCCACATAGAAAAATCATACACATCGACATGGATGCTTTCTATGCTTCAGTAGAGCAGATGGATGATCCGGAGTTGCGTGGAAAGCCCATAGCAGTAGGTGGTGCCGAAAATCGGGGAGTCGTTTCGGCAGCCAGTTATGAAGCGAGAAAATTTGGAGTTCGCAGCGCCTTAAGTGGAGCTTTGGCCAAAAAATATTGCCCGGAACTCATTTTTGTACGCCCTCGTTTTGATCGTTACAAGGAAATCTCCAAAAAAATTCACAAGATATTCCGCGATTACACCGATTTGGTAGAGCCTCTTTCATTAGACGAAGCGTATCTAGATGTTACTAAAAACAAAAAAGGTAATCCCAGCGCCAGTTTATTGGCACAAGAAATAAGAGCAAGAATATTTAGCGAAGTTGGACTAACGGCTTCGGCTGGAATTTCGGTCAATAAGTTTGTTGCTAAAATCGCGAGCGATTACAACAAACCCAACGGTCAAAAAACGGTCAATCCAGACGAAGTTATTTCTTTTTTGGAGCAATTGCCCATTCAAAAATTCTATGGAGTCGGTAAGGTCACTGCCGAAAAAATGTTTCAACTTGGAATTTTTACTGGTTTAGATCTTAAAACTAAACCAGTCGAGTTTCTTGAAAAACATTTTGGAAAATCCGGTGGTTTCTATTACAACGTGGTTCGAGGCATTCACAACAGTGAAGTAAAATCAAACCGGATTACAAAATCTGTAGCAGCAGAACATACTTTTGATGTCAATCTTTCTTCTGAAATATTCATGATTGAAAAACTCGAAAAAATAGCGATGGAACTGGAACGTCGTTTAAAAAAACATCAAATTTCCGGCAAAACGATTACATTAAAAATCAAGTACAGTGATTTTACCCAACAGACCAGAAGCAAAACAATGCCTTATTTTATTTCGGATAAAGCATTGATTTTGGAAACAGTCAGGGAATTATTATTTCAAGAAAAAATGAAAGAATCGGTGCGGCTACTTGGAATATCTCTGAGCAATTTAAATACCGAAATAAAAAAAACTATAGTGGTACAACTCAAATTTGATTTTTGA
- a CDS encoding PAS domain-containing protein has translation MTTSIDKKKSKTEYFGFSKKNNIPLISWGLSSTFHVEIKNIISDVHKISNLAHKKKWKNTDWNFKIKLEEKVILITDAKLNIVFASHNMHKMNGYSEKEVLGESPKMFQGKETVAQTSREISEAIALQKPFVKQVLNYKKTGELYYCNIEGFPIFNKKGELVNFIAFEQAA, from the coding sequence ATGACAACTTCAATTGACAAGAAAAAGAGTAAAACTGAATATTTTGGCTTTTCAAAAAAAAATAATATTCCATTAATTTCTTGGGGATTGAGTTCAACATTTCACGTAGAAATTAAAAATATCATTTCGGATGTTCATAAAATATCGAATCTCGCCCATAAAAAAAAGTGGAAAAATACAGATTGGAATTTTAAAATTAAATTGGAAGAAAAAGTAATCCTCATTACAGATGCCAAATTAAACATTGTTTTTGCATCCCATAACATGCATAAAATGAATGGCTATTCTGAAAAAGAAGTTCTAGGTGAAAGTCCAAAAATGTTTCAGGGAAAAGAAACCGTTGCGCAAACTTCACGAGAAATTAGCGAGGCTATTGCACTCCAAAAACCATTTGTAAAACAAGTTTTAAATTACAAAAAAACAGGAGAGCTGTATTATTGCAATATTGAAGGTTTTCCAATTTTTAAT